ACGTGACATCCTGTCTGTAAAAATTAATTTGCATAACTAAAAGCTCTTCCTAAAGGACACTATTGTGATATTGTGATTAGATGTAGCAGCCGGGTTTAAATTAGCACAATACAGTTATACATGAGAGAAAAGTCAATTTACTTAATCcagtgaaatcaaaattgatgaGAAAATGTAACTAAATTGTGCTTGAACATCAATGAACCCCAGGTCATATGGTCATATTTTAAGCTACTTTCAATAGtgcttttgtgttcttttaAGCTTTTTCCTCAAGTTCCTGTGTGAAatcttcaaaacatcttcatttgtttGCCACAGAACGATTGTAACTAACAGCGCTATGCCTGTAAACTCAAGGCTGTGGTTTCTGTTTCTACACCAACACAAAGATAGAGCAGCATTCTCATGAATATTATTATGAAGGCCTCAGGTACAGTGTACATTTTAGGACATCCTCAGACTTATTACGAATGAGTCATATTTCAAAAAGGCATCATGCCTCAGACTGAAAGGCTTCAAGTTTCTGGAAAAACAACGTCAGTGTCAGATCTCGTACAATTAGGCCTCAGATGAAACGGACTGACCATCCTAACTGAACACACAGGCTgagtaaatattttaatcagttttttttctctctccaaaATCATATACAGATGGTTAGTTATTAAATCCGACAACAGCATCAGAAGAACACAAAGCTGAACCAAACACACTGTAGCTTCTTCTGATCTTCACACAATCACTTCTGAACAGCACAGGTCTGACATTAGATGACTGAACATGTGCAGACTCTGATGATTTGATCAAAGTAATGAATGTGATTACCTGTACGCTGAAGTGGttggtgtgtgtttgtctctgtCCTGAAGTCATGATCTCTCACACATTCTGCACTCTCATAGATTACCACTGTCATCTCCATTCTGTCTGTGTTCATTCTCTCAGACTCAGTCCTGATCACATCTTCATTAATACCATCAGACATTTCTGCTCTTTAACCGTCAAACACTAAATGATCTTGTTCCTTGTTTGATGTAGATGTAGTCAGCACTAGTCTTCTTTTAAAGCCAGTGACAAACAAACTTCAATGTGTGAAAACAAAAACCTGTGACATCAGACCCTTtgacatgaaacagaagttgtgaaagtcttatttgagtgaaactctGCCATTGCTGCGAtgtcatgtgattgacaggttgtGCTGCTCTTGCTCCAGTAAACActtcatcagagaagagaagagaagagaagagaagagaagagaagtcattgcaagagggaggggaagttattttaattaatgattatgagggcacatgaattttaaaTATGATGTGCATTGATAAATCATTCATAAACACtgtaatattccataaaaataagaattgttgatttttatttcatagTGACTTGTTAGTTGTTGTGGAAAAGTTCTTTATTCTTTCAGTGGTGAGAATGTAATGAAACAAACACTCAGGAAATgtctttgttaattttattctTGCAAGAAAGTTGTTTAAAGAAGAAGAAATCTTCCACAGTTCTAGAGAGAAGAACACCCTCATCCAGAGCGGCTGTCTTATATACACCTCTTATTGTTCCTTGTTACCCCAAACCAATCAGAACACGTTATCATAAGGatcataaaaactgaaaaaagagAGGGGTCTAAAACTTAGCAGATGCCCTATTGAAGTCCAAGCTGTCTAGACAAACACATTTGCACCTTTGCCTCACTTCCTTTGTTAGTTTCAGAAGCGTTTCTTAAAAGAGAACAGCATTAGCAGTAATTTTCCACTGAACAAGCTGTTTTAAATGATACACAAGACAGAGAAAACAAGTATTAATGCATCCATTCATAAATTAGGAGAATAAATGATAAGCAATAAAAATTCCTCTACAACGTTTGGAACAAGCACTGACTGTGGCAGGTTACTGGGGAAATGCACATTTGGAAAGGAAATATATTTACAGAAACATTTCAGCAGATTcaagatgagatgagatgttTACATCCTCAGTTTGTTAATGCATACTGCACACGTATCAGTCTCACCAATGctttcctgatttttttttgtgttgggAAATTGTGAAATCTGAGGTTAGGCAACAAAGAAGCAAAACAAACCAATTTAGTAACACAGGacgggggtgaaaacttttgaacattttcttgtttttttttttagtactgccctttggaagcaacagaagatacttaatttgtcttcagggaaacatgtaagtacaatattccttgatcttcaaattcaaaaagttttcaccctcCTGCTCTTattgcatcgtgtttccttctggagcatcagtgaatgtttgaatgcTCACATTCGATGGCGTCTGGCACTTTGGAGAGGTGTTCTCCTCACAGATGAATCCCGGTTTTCACTGTACAGGGCAGATGGCAGACAGCATGTATGGCGTCGTGTGGGTGAGCGGTTTGCTGATGTCAGTGTTGTGGATCTAGTGGCCCATGGTGGCGGTGGGGTTATGGTATGTTATGGCAGGCGTATGTTATGGACAACGAacacaggtgcattttattgatggcattttgaatgcacagagataCCGTGACGAGATCCTGAGGCCCATTGTTGTGCCGTTCATTTACGACCATCACCTCACgttgcagcatgataatgcacggccccatgttgcaaggatctgtacacaattcctggaagctgaaaacatctcagttcttgcatggccagcatactgaccggacatgtcacccattgagcatgtttgggatgctctGGATCAGCGTATACGACAGCGTGTTCCAGTTCCTGCCAATATCCAGCAACTTCACACAGCCATTGAAGAGGAGTGGACCAACATCCCACAGGCCACAATCAACAACCTGATCAACTCTACGCCAAGGAGATAACACTAACAGAAGTAAAAATGATAAGGGTTTCAATCCGGTTTCTAGAGTATTTATGCTGGTTTCTTGACATTGCTAGGGAAAGTTTCTTCTCATTATCAGTGTTCTTGCTTGTTTCTTgcatatttagacttgtttaATGAATTTACTCACAAAATTCATTTGTAGTACTGAAAGGAAGTCACTTTAGTTTCATATCCAGACTGTGTGCACAGAACCATGTCTAAAACAGGACTGACATCTGTATTCTGCTGTTGTGTGAGCACAGGGGAGGATTAAGGTGGTTGGGGGCCCTAGGTTGCTCTTTGTGTGAGCCCCCCCTGTGAGACAGCCAATATTACTGTTTCCTATACATTCCTTCAAGTGGTAAAATGACAATTTGAACATTACAAACAAGCACAAGGCCCAGTGCTTAGAAGCAGCCCTTTAATTATGATCAAGAAACAATGAGATGTAAGTGGAAAGAATACCATATATTACCCTCTGCCACCACAGCCACAAAACAATTACAAaggaaatatgtaaatataaacagCAAAGCAACAGAATTCCCTGCATTCACAGTTCAACTGCAAGCTGGTTACCGCTTTCAGCTTTATACACCAACAGGTAGGCTACAGCATCTGCATCAGTGCAAAATCACAATTCATTACTCAGACACAAACCACTGTGCAATACACTAAACTGTGTATAAAACAAAGCcataaaaacagcagcagcacatatgcaaatatgttttttttttttttgcatattccTATATATTGCATATTTCTTTCTAGATTTTCTGACAGATAAGTCCTTAATAAGaccagtaaaataaataaataaataaataattgcgcAGAACATCATTTTCGATGGACATGAGAGACAGGTGATTCAGTCGGTTTTGGCCCGTTGTGGATCTCAGTCTATTTTTAATTAGTCCCAGTTTTGAAAAAGAGCGCTCCCTGCTGGTGTTGGTTACAGGCAAAGTAATAAATAGCTGGAGTGCAATATCAACATTTGGAAACACTGATTGTAGTTTCCTTGTTCTTATAAGTTGCAGCAGTGCCTTTGCTGAGGTGTCCTTGTTTTCTTTGATAAATTGTCTGAATTGTCCAATTTCATCCACAAAATCCTCCTCTAGATCACCTGCATATTTCTTCTGCAGATTAGCTGCTCCTGTGCGAAGATCTTGTAGGGGGATGGATGGGATCTCACTCAAAAATCCAAATGTCTGCTGAATATCTCTGTAGGAGTGATACCTCCTATCCAGCTCAGCAATGAGATGATCTATGATGGCgataaaaacagttgttttgAATTTTTCGCATCCTGACTGCTCATAATCAGGTTCATTGGATTCATCCGCTTGATTTTTCCTTTTCCTGTGTCTCTGCATGTCCACTTTGAAGACTTGTTGGGACAACGACGGAGACATGTTTTTTGCATCACTCTCAAACTTGTCAAATTCTTCTTGAAGACTGGCAACACAATCCCTCAACGAGCGACCAAATTAACAGCAGTACATAAATCTAGGTCAACTGCCTGTAAAGCAGTACTCGTCTTGTGGAAACGCTGCAGTATGTTATTCCACATATTACACAGAATGCCATTCTCTAGCTTGTCCATCTTCACATACAGTTTCCTGGCTTTATCCCGTGCAGTAAGACATTGGTTTGTGTCATTACTGATCTTTTGCAGTGACTCCTGGATCCTGCCGTAATTCTGGTGCAGTGCTTTTGTTGCTTGTGTGTGAGCTGACCATCTAGTGTCTGAAAGACGTTTCAACGTCTCTATCCTCTGGTTGTCATTTGGCTGTAAACCTGCTGTAATTGTCTGCCAATGGGATGTGGATTTGGAGGGAAAATTAAAAAGTGTCtgcactaaattaaaaaattccAGTTAACACTGTTAACTCCCACTaaattgagtgtgtgtgtaaatcACAATGCTGATTCGTCATCTCCTCAGAAGTGGACGCGTGTCATGCGCATGTTTCGTATGAATTACATAACCTGAGAATAtgtattttccattttaattggttcatttaaaagtagtaATTTCAAGCTTTTCATAGGCATATTTCTCGTATCTGTGAGGCTATAGCTTTACGCTAAATTTCGGCTCATGTTTTTTATGTGCTCAAGTTCAGAGACCGAGACAACAGAACGCGAATCCtgattgttttcattattttacaaaagcacaacattttgctgttattgtgagtttacagaaataaaagtagacccttCACAGGTGGCATTACTCTTATGTGTATGACcaaaatgatggagtattttaagttaaatgcaaGTGATCACACCGGCACATCCATGTCATGCAATAAGCGCTGTTAGTATACTATTAGGGGCTGGGGCAGCCCTagactgcggagtcgtgaacgcggattgacaacagacccggaagagaagacgatgctgaataaagtcgtagtttgtgttatttttggaccaaaatgtaatttcgatgcttcaacaaattctaactaacccactgatgtcacatggactactttgatgatgtttttattacctttctggacatcgac
Above is a genomic segment from Megalobrama amblycephala isolate DHTTF-2021 linkage group LG14, ASM1881202v1, whole genome shotgun sequence containing:
- the LOC125244414 gene encoding uncharacterized protein LOC125244414, yielding MSPSLSQQVFKVDMQRHRKRKNQADESNEPDYEQSGCEKFKTTVFIAIIDHLIAELDRRYHSYRDIQQTFGFLSEIPSIPLQDLRTGAANLQKKYAGDLEEDFVDEIGQFRQFIKENKDTSAKALLVDQVVDCGLWDVGPLLFNGCVKLLDIGRNWNTLSYTLIQSIPNMLNGAEMSDGINEDVIRTESERMNTDRMEMTVVIYESAECVRDHDFRTETNTHQPLQRTGGDYVKIRRSRAAAVCLVLLCVLLLTAVIVLCVHIHTKSSNYTPETYQLLTNITNLTQERDQLLTMITNLSEERDELKIKNKNLTNEREQLKLEKNDLQMSLGKLDGWLYYQSSLYFISSEKKNWAESRRYCTERGADLIIINNREEQEFVKKRFDNFWIGLTDSDVEGRWKWVDGRALTSG